Proteins encoded together in one Impatiens glandulifera chromosome 1, dImpGla2.1, whole genome shotgun sequence window:
- the LOC124911886 gene encoding uncharacterized protein LOC124911886, with amino-acid sequence MAAKIQEDIENKLRKSINHPKLLVGDTVEVRSLEDEFLGSWHSGRVIFCESQARIIEYYYILCDDDSGNKLIERVEITPAIKGSFSAAPSSNNYKGLIRPSPPTSDFDMWKLEYGHCVDVYYMDAFWEGVIFDHNDGSLERLIIFPDIGNEMSVGVRSLRISQDWDETSGDWKTREKWLFLELVDEFIKERSLNISVSEIWYKVRANESFMNLKGWTSTTKDDWIQVISEVVLDYQSLTLEHEFPMLDSETVNEQNISDVINLFDCSVEIQSKTDLDIRKEEHDGLDKAQLSFDTLPNTPPKSKTLEVVSNDSSNQAKEKRYNRWSVAGTDIVPFHQFDPDAVYRYCHSSKAEEKNWDNLKIRVRQHLASLGWKIEFLRDGGKGMIRMRYTSPEGKVFMSLILVCKALLEKGLPPVSSHELEKGSQPVGSHSPVSKKLQQKLKLSVVHSSKDQIVCYEPEYNHEALLEYVSIGDQHINNDHSWSRTPHVKDIQLKVQKHLSFLGWKFWYIDKKGKRELRYCSPKEKVYMSLITACKQCMNEEICSPKSLLTKQENLSELKEIVDQHENEEITQSSRSKKSSVLSWLIDNNAVLPGAKVYYLSRKDQRRLAEGTITRDGIKCVCCGQVFTLTKFEAHAGSTNHRPAANIFLEDGRSLLECQSMEKFKETKK; translated from the exons ATGGCGGCCAAGATTCAAGAAGATATTGAAAACAAACTTAGGAAATCTATTAATCATCCAAAGCTTCTTGTTGGTGATACAGTTGAG GTAAGGAGCTTGGAGGATGAATTCTTAGGCTCCTGGCATAGTGGGAGAGTAATATTTTGTGAATCTCAAGCTAgaataattgaatattattatattttgtgtgACGATGATTCAGGAAATAAATTGATTGAGCGTGTGGAGATTACTCCTGCTATCAAAGGGAGTTTTTCTGCTGCCCCGTCTTCAAATAACTACAAAGGCTTGATAAGGCCATCGCCTCCTACTTCTGATTTTGATATGTGGAAGCTAGAATATGGACATTGTGTTGATGTTTATTACATGGATGCTTTTTGGGAAGGTGTGATATTCGATCACAATGATGGTTCATTAGAGAGGTTAATTATATTTCCAGATATTGGCAATGAAATGTCAGTGGGAGTTCGCAGTCTACGAATATCTCAGGATTGGGACGAGACCAGCGGTGATTGGAAGACACGTGAAAAATGGTTATTTCTTGAATTGGTAGATGAATTCATTAAAGAACGGTCTTTAAATATTTCTGTGTCTGAAATATGGTATAAAGTTAGAGCAAATGAGAGTTTTATGAATCTTAAGGGGTGGACATCGACTACAAAGGATGATTGGATACAAGTCATATCTGAAGTTGTTTTAGATTACCAATCCCTTACTTTGGAACATGAATTCCCGATGCTTGATTCTGAAACTGTCAACGAACAAAATATTTCTGATGTCATTAATCTATTCGACTGTTCAGTAGAAATTCAATCAAAGACTGATTTGGATATACGAAAAGAAGAACATGATGGATTAGATAAAGCACAACTTTCTTTCGATACTCTACCAAACACTCCACCAAAGTCGAAAACACTTGAAGTAGTAAGCAATGATAGTTCTAATCAGGCTAAAGAAAAAAGGTATAACAGGTGGTCTGTTGCAGGAACCGACATTGTGCCATTTCATCAGTTTGATCCGGATGCAGTATATAGATACTGTCACTCTAGTAAAGCTGAAGAAAAAAACTGGGACAATTTGAAAATTAGAGTTAGGCAGCATTTGGCTTCACTTGGATGGAAGATTGAGTTTCTAAGAGATGGTGGAAAAGGAATGATTAGAATGCGTTATACTTCTCCCGAAGGAAAAGTTTTCATGTCACTTATTCTTGTCTGTAAAGCTCTGCTTGAAAAGGGTTTGCCACCAGTAAGTTCTCATGAGCTTGAAAAGGGTTCGCAACCAGTAGGTTCTCATTCTCCGGTTTCTAAGAAGTTACAACAAAAACTCAAACTATCTGTAGTACATTCTTCCAAAGATCAAATAGTCTGTTATGAGCCTGAATATAATCATGAAGCCTTGTTGGAGTATGTTTCAATTGGAGATCAACATATAAACAATGACCATAGTTGGTCCAGAACGCCTCATGTTAAAGATATTCAATTGAAAGTCCAAAAGCATCTTTCTTTTCTTGGATGGAAATTCTGGTACATTGATAAAAAGGGCAAAAGAGAATTACGATATTGCTCACCGAAAGAGAAGGTATATATGTCCCTTATAACAGCATGCAAGCAATGTATGAATGAAGAAATTTGTTCGCCAAAAAGCCTCTTAACAAAGCAAGAAAACTTGTCTGAATTGAAGGAGATTGTTGATCaacatgaaaatgaagaaattacaCAATCCTCGAGATCTAAAAAGTCATCCGTATTGTCTTGGTTAATAGACAATAATGCGGTGTTGCCTGGGGCTAAAGTGTATTATCTTTCCAGAAAGGATCAACGCCGGTTAGCTGAAGGAACAATTACACGAGATGGAATAAAGTGTGTTTGTTGTGGACAAGTTTTTACGTTAACTAAATTTGAGGCTCATGCTGGCAGCACTAACCATAGACCTGCTGCTAATATATTTTTGGAGGATGGAAGATCTCTTTTAGAGTGTCAATCGATGGAAAAGTTTAAAGAGACAAAAAAGTGA